The following are encoded together in the Cohaesibacter gelatinilyticus genome:
- a CDS encoding YcjF family protein — MTSPSSHSPGSNQRQQTRKPRAVKLDRKTENQPQPSVKNPSEAQLSMTPRPTWQEKIDPTQSLNSEAQSPDLTQKKSWSLAPIFWSALSGLVLLALGLWLDELIRTLFARFEWLGWTGIALLAIAATTLLAFLGREFLALRRLSKLDHLRAEAEQLYNHGDKKSATRFANQMLSLYSAQPALFKARQTLKSDLPHLFDSDAILAQTEQVLISQIDAAANHRVHQAAKRVALVTALSPRALFDIIVVLVETVRMVRAIAQAYGNRPGFIAMLKLSGHIAGHLAITGGMAAGETLLQQIVGHGLAARLSAKLGEGLLNGILTARIGLATIALCRPMPFKHAPAPTLGAVIKALRDQSEQDEQGNPT; from the coding sequence ATGACCTCTCCCTCTTCCCATTCTCCCGGCTCGAACCAGCGCCAACAAACCCGCAAACCACGCGCGGTGAAGTTGGATCGCAAGACCGAAAATCAACCTCAGCCGTCAGTTAAAAATCCATCTGAAGCACAGCTTTCAATGACACCTCGGCCAACTTGGCAAGAGAAAATAGATCCGACTCAATCTCTCAACTCAGAGGCACAGAGCCCTGATTTGACTCAGAAAAAAAGCTGGTCACTCGCCCCCATTTTCTGGTCTGCCTTATCTGGTCTGGTGTTGCTCGCACTTGGCCTTTGGCTGGACGAGTTGATCCGAACTCTCTTTGCTCGTTTCGAATGGTTGGGTTGGACCGGCATCGCTCTTCTGGCCATCGCGGCGACCACTCTCCTCGCATTTCTGGGACGAGAATTTCTAGCCCTCAGACGCCTCTCAAAACTCGATCATTTGAGAGCGGAGGCTGAGCAACTTTACAATCATGGTGACAAGAAAAGCGCGACGCGATTCGCCAACCAGATGCTCTCCCTATACAGCGCTCAACCAGCCCTGTTCAAAGCACGTCAAACACTAAAAAGCGATCTGCCTCATCTATTCGATTCCGACGCCATTTTGGCACAGACAGAACAAGTCCTGATCAGTCAGATTGATGCCGCTGCAAACCATCGTGTCCACCAGGCCGCCAAGCGCGTAGCATTGGTCACAGCACTTAGCCCACGCGCTCTATTTGACATCATTGTGGTGCTGGTCGAGACAGTAAGAATGGTTCGCGCCATTGCTCAAGCCTATGGCAATCGCCCCGGCTTTATCGCCATGCTGAAACTCTCCGGTCATATCGCCGGGCATCTCGCCATTACTGGTGGTATGGCAGCCGGCGAAACTCTGCTTCAACAGATTGTAGGCCACGGCCTTGCTGCCCGCCTCTCTGCAAAACTTGGCGAGGGGCTTCTAAACGGCATTCTCACCGCGCGAATTGGTCTCGCGACCATTGCTCTATGTCGCCCAATGCCCTTCAAACATGCTCCCGCCCCAACTCTGGGCGCCGTGATCAAGGCACTTCGGGATCAATCAGAACAGGACGAGCAAGGTAATCCCACCTGA
- a CDS encoding 2Fe-2S iron-sulfur cluster-binding protein translates to MPKITFIAFDETKYEVDTPNGTSVMEAAVKNGVPGIEAECGGACACATCHVYVDEDWQAKSGDPDAMEEDMLDFAQDAEPNSRLSCQVQMSDDLDGIVIRIPEFQA, encoded by the coding sequence ATGCCGAAGATTACCTTTATTGCCTTTGACGAGACCAAGTATGAGGTAGACACTCCCAATGGGACCTCTGTCATGGAAGCTGCTGTCAAAAATGGCGTACCTGGAATTGAAGCCGAGTGTGGCGGTGCCTGTGCTTGTGCGACCTGTCATGTCTATGTGGATGAGGACTGGCAAGCCAAAAGCGGCGATCCTGATGCTATGGAAGAGGATATGCTGGATTTTGCTCAGGATGCCGAGCCAAATAGCCGTCTGTCCTGCCAGGTGCAGATGAGCGATGATCTGGATGGTATCGTAATTCGTATTCCGGAATTCCAAGCCTGA
- a CDS encoding YcjX family protein: MGLFEEARIAAANLSDFASDLTEPTLRVGITGLARSGKTIFISSSLHNMIHGGRLPRFEAHSSGRIGSAEIASQPDDLTPRFRYEDHIADLTQKRIWPVSTSRTSQVRLGLKYQSTGTLKQKLQGGRLALDLVDYPGEWLLDLTLMDLDYRTWSARSFEQAARPNYGAHSIDWLAYAVSLTNEPDVTRKDTKNEEPAIEIIARKAARHFTDYLLRAKKDRGAYALLTPGRFLMPGDLKDSPALTFSPLPDHLYSKDRKSLWALMEKRFEAYKNSIILPFYRDHFARLDRQVVLIDLLAALNEGSDTLAELEETITEILKAFRPGKRFWLRNLVSRRIDKILFAATKADHLHHTSHDRLEAILQRLVERAATRAEAAGAEISCMAIAAVRATQEATLEMEGEQLPSLVGIPMKGESLGEDEFDGKTEFALFPGDLPKNPESVFKAVESEFEGPWNPDSSDLEAQDESKSEENTPNHDPLCFVKFRPPELDKTAEGFPLSLPHIRLDRALEFLLGDSLK; the protein is encoded by the coding sequence CTGCGCGTTGGCATAACAGGCTTGGCCCGTTCCGGCAAAACCATCTTTATCTCATCCAGCTTGCACAACATGATCCATGGCGGTCGTTTGCCTCGCTTTGAAGCGCATTCATCCGGCCGGATTGGTTCCGCCGAAATTGCATCGCAGCCAGATGATCTCACACCACGTTTTCGCTATGAAGATCATATCGCCGATCTGACCCAAAAACGGATCTGGCCCGTCTCAACCAGCCGCACCTCACAAGTTCGACTGGGACTGAAATACCAATCCACCGGCACCCTGAAGCAGAAGTTACAGGGAGGTCGACTGGCTCTCGATCTGGTTGATTATCCCGGCGAATGGCTGCTCGACCTGACCCTGATGGATCTGGATTATCGCACATGGTCGGCTCGTTCATTTGAGCAAGCTGCGAGACCCAATTATGGTGCTCATTCGATCGACTGGCTAGCCTATGCAGTGAGCTTGACCAATGAACCAGACGTCACTCGAAAAGATACAAAAAATGAAGAGCCAGCGATAGAAATAATTGCTCGGAAAGCAGCTCGCCATTTCACCGACTATTTGCTTCGTGCCAAGAAGGATCGAGGAGCCTATGCGCTACTCACACCGGGTCGTTTTTTGATGCCAGGTGATTTGAAAGACAGCCCGGCATTGACCTTCTCACCACTGCCCGATCACCTCTATAGCAAAGATCGGAAATCACTTTGGGCACTGATGGAAAAGCGGTTTGAAGCTTATAAGAATTCCATCATCCTTCCTTTCTATCGAGACCACTTTGCACGGCTCGACAGACAGGTTGTTTTGATCGATTTGCTCGCTGCACTAAATGAAGGATCTGACACCCTAGCCGAGCTGGAAGAAACCATCACCGAGATCCTCAAAGCCTTCCGTCCAGGCAAGCGATTTTGGCTACGCAATCTGGTTTCACGACGCATCGATAAGATCCTCTTTGCGGCCACCAAAGCGGATCACCTGCACCACACATCTCACGACCGTTTGGAGGCCATCCTCCAACGTCTCGTTGAGCGCGCGGCAACCCGAGCAGAAGCCGCTGGCGCAGAAATATCTTGCATGGCCATTGCTGCCGTAAGAGCAACCCAAGAAGCCACATTGGAGATGGAGGGCGAACAGCTCCCCTCTCTCGTCGGCATTCCGATGAAAGGTGAATCTCTAGGTGAAGATGAATTTGACGGAAAAACGGAATTCGCCTTATTTCCCGGTGACTTACCAAAAAATCCTGAATCAGTTTTCAAAGCAGTTGAATCAGAATTTGAAGGACCATGGAACCCAGACAGCTCAGACTTAGAGGCACAAGATGAATCAAAATCTGAAGAAAACACGCCAAATCACGACCCCCTGTGTTTTGTAAAATTCCGCCCACCGGAACTGGATAAAACAGCAGAAGGCTTCCCACTTTCGTTGCCTCATATCCGCCTTGACCGCGCTCTCGAATTCCTGCTTGGAGACAGCCTTAAATGA
- a CDS encoding vWA domain-containing protein codes for MFIHFFAELRAAKVPVSLREYLMLMEALEADLAEKNVEDFYFLSRAALVKDETNLDKFDRVFSTVFKGLETVSDAVEEAPIPEEWLKKLAEKFLTEEEKAEIEALGGFEKLMETLKERLKEQKDRHQGGSKWIGTAGTSPFGAYGYNPEGIRIGQHESRHRRAVKVWDKREFKDLDGDLDLGTRNIKIALRRLREFARTGSQEELDLSGTIRNTAHKGYLDIKMRPERHNAVKVLIFFDIGGSMDDHVKSCEELFSAVRTEFKQLEYFYFHNCLYEFVWKDNARRYSERMSTWDILHKFGSDYKIIFVGDAAMSPYEISHPGGSVEHWNDEAGHTWLERVQDIYNQVVWLNPTPERHWEYTYSIGMLKQIMQDRMFPLTLEGIDQAMRELMR; via the coding sequence ATGTTCATCCATTTCTTCGCCGAATTGAGGGCCGCCAAAGTTCCGGTTTCCTTGCGTGAATATCTGATGCTGATGGAAGCATTGGAAGCAGATTTGGCAGAGAAGAATGTCGAAGACTTCTATTTCCTCTCCCGCGCCGCCTTGGTGAAAGACGAGACCAATCTCGACAAGTTTGATCGTGTCTTCTCCACCGTCTTCAAAGGGCTGGAAACGGTATCTGATGCCGTTGAAGAAGCCCCTATCCCTGAGGAATGGCTAAAGAAACTGGCCGAGAAATTCCTCACTGAAGAAGAGAAAGCCGAGATCGAAGCCTTGGGCGGCTTCGAGAAGCTGATGGAAACTTTGAAAGAGCGCCTCAAAGAGCAAAAAGACCGCCATCAGGGTGGCTCCAAATGGATCGGCACAGCGGGCACCTCCCCCTTCGGGGCCTATGGCTATAACCCCGAAGGCATCCGCATTGGCCAGCACGAGTCGCGCCACCGACGCGCCGTAAAGGTTTGGGACAAGCGAGAGTTCAAGGATCTGGACGGAGATCTGGATCTCGGTACCCGCAACATCAAGATCGCGCTTCGCCGCCTTCGTGAATTTGCCCGCACCGGCAGCCAGGAAGAACTGGATCTATCCGGCACCATTCGCAACACCGCCCATAAAGGTTATCTCGATATCAAGATGCGCCCGGAACGTCATAATGCAGTGAAGGTTCTTATCTTCTTTGACATTGGTGGCTCCATGGATGATCACGTCAAAAGCTGCGAAGAGCTTTTCTCGGCAGTGCGCACCGAATTCAAACAGCTGGAATATTTCTACTTCCACAATTGTCTGTATGAGTTCGTCTGGAAAGATAATGCCCGCCGCTATAGTGAGCGCATGTCCACTTGGGACATCCTGCATAAATTTGGCTCGGACTATAAAATCATCTTCGTCGGAGACGCCGCCATGTCTCCCTACGAGATTTCCCATCCGGGTGGCTCGGTCGAACATTGGAATGATGAAGCGGGCCATACCTGGCTGGAACGGGTGCAAGATATTTATAATCAGGTGGTTTGGCTAAACCCGACCCCTGAGCGTCACTGGGAGTACACCTATTCGATTGGCATGCTCAAACAGATCATGCAGGATCGGATGTTCCCACTAACACTGGAGGGCATCGATCAAGCCATGCGCGAGTTGATGCGCTAG
- a CDS encoding class I SAM-dependent methyltransferase: MEREELRLRECLERGSNRLVRVMPRAVDLVCGMKIVSRQRQRIVPFAQGDVVEIGFGSGLNLAHYDWDQVRSVTGINPDDGLPRLGWKAIAQQEKPIELLVESAEAMSLPDQVADSVVVTYSLCSIPDVDVALSEARRILKPNGKLFFCEHGLSSRPLVASLQHSLTPPWRWMASGCHLNRDVGALVRGAGFELETYDIYDLGFGSRIFGTHHVGVAVKS, translated from the coding sequence ATGGAGCGTGAAGAGTTGAGGCTGCGAGAGTGCCTTGAGCGTGGTAGCAATCGTTTGGTTCGGGTAATGCCGCGGGCCGTGGATCTTGTTTGCGGGATGAAAATTGTGTCCCGGCAACGACAAAGGATTGTGCCGTTTGCGCAAGGGGATGTGGTTGAAATCGGCTTTGGTTCCGGTCTCAACTTGGCACATTATGATTGGGATCAAGTGCGATCGGTGACGGGGATCAATCCAGATGATGGTCTGCCAAGGCTCGGATGGAAGGCTATCGCACAGCAGGAAAAGCCGATAGAATTGCTGGTAGAGAGTGCCGAGGCCATGTCGCTGCCAGATCAAGTTGCAGATAGCGTTGTTGTGACCTACAGCCTTTGTTCCATCCCTGATGTTGACGTGGCGCTATCGGAAGCGAGACGGATCTTAAAGCCAAATGGCAAATTGTTCTTTTGTGAGCATGGCCTGTCATCCCGACCTTTGGTCGCAAGCCTACAGCATAGTTTGACACCGCCTTGGCGCTGGATGGCCTCAGGCTGTCATCTGAATCGTGATGTTGGCGCATTGGTGCGGGGCGCCGGGTTTGAGCTGGAAACTTATGACATTTATGATCTGGGATTTGGATCCCGTATTTTCGGGACCCATCATGTGGGAGTGGCGGTGAAGAGCTAA
- a CDS encoding P1 family peptidase, with translation MTNPKLTTPSGKTRAAGLGLKFSGKTGEWNSITDVEGIRVGYVTLNKGSGPLSVGQGPIRTGVTAILPRPINATFDPVFAGIHSLNGNGELTGSHYIEEVGKFGLPITITNTHSCGTTRDATIEWATRAWPEQFNDSFGLPVAAETYDGFLNDINGFHITKEHVFEAIESAITGPIEEGSVGGGTGMKCFGFKAGSGTASRLVEFNGKTYTIGSFVQANFGAREELTILGNNIGAGLIKPQMIQNSTNPELSSIIGIIATDAPLLPHQLKRLARRIGIGMSKTGGIARHGSGDIFLAFSTANHPAAKTDNCSVQSLDMIPDEQMDPFFTAVVQSTEEAIINSMIANEDTTGRDDNFVPALPHDIIRRHLQ, from the coding sequence ATGACCAACCCGAAATTGACCACTCCATCTGGCAAGACACGTGCTGCCGGTCTGGGTTTGAAGTTTTCTGGCAAAACCGGTGAATGGAACAGCATCACGGATGTGGAAGGCATTCGCGTTGGTTATGTGACGCTCAATAAGGGAAGCGGACCTCTATCGGTTGGCCAAGGCCCCATCCGCACTGGCGTGACCGCCATCCTGCCTCGCCCGATCAATGCAACCTTTGATCCCGTCTTTGCGGGCATCCACAGCCTCAATGGCAATGGCGAGCTAACTGGCTCTCACTATATCGAAGAAGTCGGCAAATTCGGCCTTCCAATTACCATCACCAACACCCATAGCTGCGGCACAACTCGCGACGCGACCATAGAATGGGCCACTAGAGCCTGGCCTGAGCAATTCAATGATAGTTTTGGTTTACCTGTGGCAGCGGAGACCTATGATGGTTTCCTCAATGACATAAATGGCTTTCACATCACCAAAGAGCATGTGTTTGAAGCAATAGAGAGCGCGATCACCGGCCCGATTGAGGAAGGCAGTGTTGGCGGCGGTACAGGCATGAAATGCTTTGGCTTCAAGGCCGGCTCAGGCACTGCATCACGCTTGGTGGAATTCAATGGCAAAACCTACACGATCGGTTCATTTGTACAGGCCAATTTTGGCGCACGAGAAGAACTGACCATTCTGGGCAACAATATCGGAGCTGGCTTGATCAAGCCACAGATGATCCAGAACAGCACCAATCCAGAGCTATCATCCATCATCGGCATTATTGCCACCGACGCGCCTCTTCTACCACATCAGCTCAAACGCCTCGCTCGTCGTATTGGCATCGGCATGAGCAAAACCGGTGGCATCGCCCGTCATGGATCAGGCGATATCTTCCTCGCATTCTCAACGGCCAATCATCCAGCAGCCAAGACGGATAATTGCTCAGTCCAATCCCTGGACATGATCCCGGATGAACAAATGGATCCATTCTTCACCGCAGTCGTTCAATCGACAGAAGAAGCAATCATCAATTCCATGATCGCGAATGAAGACACAACAGGTAGAGATGACAATTTCGTCCCTGCCCTACCGCACGACATTATTCGCAGGCATTTGCAATAG
- a CDS encoding MFS transporter: protein MSATMQLSFASWWTLLNNFAVNEIGFTGKEIGIQQSIREIPGFLAFTAIFVLLILKEQTFALLALLALGIGVGITGYFPTAWGLYFTTIVMSIGFHYYETANQSLSLQWFPKDQAPAMMGKVMSVAAMAQIAAYGIIFITWKTLHLSFETVFAIAGGITIVMVIFLWLTFPQFQTTVPQNKKLILRKRYWLYYALTFMGGARRQIFTVFAGFMMVEKFGYHVHEISALFLINCVFNMLFAPKIGQYIGRFGERKMLTIEYIGLIGVFVAYAFVSSPWVAATLYVIDHAFFAMSIAMKTYFQKIADPADIAPTAGVAFTINHIAAVVIPAAFGLIWLVSPAAVFLIGAGMATISLIFARLVPTDPEEGREWIGKITRPAPAE, encoded by the coding sequence ATGAGTGCAACCATGCAGCTGTCATTTGCCAGCTGGTGGACCTTGCTGAACAATTTTGCAGTGAATGAGATTGGGTTCACTGGTAAGGAAATCGGCATCCAGCAATCGATCCGCGAGATACCCGGCTTTTTGGCATTCACTGCCATTTTTGTGTTGTTGATCTTGAAAGAACAGACGTTCGCGCTCCTCGCCTTGCTCGCACTTGGCATTGGTGTTGGCATTACTGGCTATTTTCCAACAGCTTGGGGCCTCTATTTTACAACCATCGTGATGTCCATTGGCTTTCACTATTATGAAACGGCCAATCAATCCTTATCGCTGCAATGGTTCCCGAAAGATCAGGCTCCGGCCATGATGGGTAAGGTCATGTCAGTTGCTGCCATGGCGCAGATAGCGGCCTATGGCATCATTTTCATCACCTGGAAAACCCTGCATCTTTCGTTTGAGACCGTTTTCGCAATTGCTGGTGGCATCACCATCGTCATGGTTATCTTTTTGTGGCTGACCTTCCCACAATTCCAGACCACGGTACCGCAGAACAAAAAGCTAATCTTGCGCAAGCGCTATTGGCTTTACTACGCCCTGACTTTCATGGGAGGCGCGAGACGTCAGATTTTCACGGTTTTTGCGGGCTTCATGATGGTAGAGAAATTCGGTTATCATGTTCATGAAATCTCTGCCCTTTTTCTGATCAATTGCGTCTTCAACATGCTCTTTGCACCCAAGATTGGCCAATATATAGGCCGTTTTGGTGAGCGAAAGATGCTGACCATTGAATATATTGGTCTGATTGGTGTCTTCGTGGCCTATGCTTTTGTTTCCAGCCCATGGGTGGCGGCAACGCTCTATGTCATCGATCACGCATTCTTTGCCATGTCCATCGCCATGAAAACCTATTTCCAGAAAATCGCGGATCCGGCTGACATAGCCCCAACAGCTGGTGTTGCTTTCACCATCAACCATATCGCCGCTGTGGTAATCCCGGCAGCTTTTGGCTTGATCTGGCTGGTCAGTCCTGCCGCTGTCTTTTTGATTGGTGCAGGTATGGCAACAATCAGTCTGATATTCGCCCGTCTGGTTCCAACAGACCCTGAAGAGGGACGAGAATGGATCGGCAAGATAACTCGTCCAGCTCCGGCAGAGTAG
- a CDS encoding Hpt domain-containing protein: MSDVIDVIDWAHLERQTMGEAEIARDVLQLFVQHLDEALQYMTIEDVELAAKVHKLKGSARGVGAWNVAEIADRFVQSQADVTVDLEDLKLAMRVAKGAALNKLSSF; encoded by the coding sequence ATGAGTGATGTGATTGATGTGATTGATTGGGCTCACTTGGAGCGGCAAACCATGGGGGAGGCGGAGATTGCCAGAGATGTGCTGCAACTGTTTGTGCAACATCTTGATGAAGCTCTTCAATATATGACAATCGAAGATGTCGAGCTTGCAGCAAAAGTACATAAACTCAAGGGATCGGCACGTGGTGTTGGCGCGTGGAATGTTGCCGAGATTGCAGATCGATTTGTTCAGTCACAAGCAGATGTTACAGTCGATCTGGAAGATTTGAAGCTAGCGATGCGAGTGGCCAAAGGGGCTGCTTTGAACAAGTTGAGCAGTTTTTAA